The Meles meles chromosome 6, mMelMel3.1 paternal haplotype, whole genome shotgun sequence genome has a window encoding:
- the CCDC177 gene encoding coiled-coil domain-containing protein 177, whose product MVDPVPEEEKEGAEPEGSDGDAAAAPGPAEAQGAQQPAASSASASASASAAAPHKAEVPSAAEEGGRREQSPLLHLDLFNFDCPEAEGSRYVLTSPRSLEACARCAVKPVELLPRALADLVREAPGRSMRVATGLYEAYEAERRAKLQQCRAERERIVREEKRRLFTPLGTAATAASVPGAAGSSSSCSSASLPGSPAPRAARKASSSPSPARTQPPPATSRAGRKSHSLDSLSRRREGAISSESGASSSSYSGESLRELHWPPRASARNSCPAGSASSAPNPLGRPSALALVPLTGRSFSLGDLSHSPQTAQHVERIVRQVRAERGLRGVPDRDRKIAALMLARHQEERLLLEQRAAAHGQWEQQRLRAEQRREREEREKQRALEQGRRAWAAQVEERRGRRGREEREEARRRQRQYERSEERRRELAERQGLLRRERVERAAREDRLRKLQQEQNLKQREEGLQEGRERAELVRRERAQRAARTKQRQEGQLLREKRELSRAERARHEALLQGRARQERAEREGLRSSLEASLGRAQENYEQLVEQRARELRERAQREELQGRRAKEVAERKGREHQAHLEALARAGERRLQHATQAAEEAVQQKARRVGQSRLEKERAQRANKEKVERDEDSRRRELLQAIGRKLERSEQLSRERRSALETARSTARASFHVREKVREETNTRSFDRMVREAQLHASLDRK is encoded by the coding sequence ATGGTGGACCCGGTGccggaagaggaaaaggagggagcCGAGCCTGAAGGTTCGGATGGGGACGCAGCCGCCGCACCTGGCCCCGCCGAAGCACAGGGGGCCCAGCAGCCCGCCGCCTCCTCGGCCTCAGCCTCGGCCTCGGCCTCGGCGGCGGCGCCCCACAAAGCTGAAGTCCCGAGTGCAGCAGAAGAGGGCGGGCGGCGGGAGCAGTCTCCGCTGCTGCACCTGGACCTCTTCAACTTCGACTGTCCGGAGGCCGAGGGCAGCCGCTACGTGCTGACCAGTCCCCGCTCGCTGGAGGCCTGCGCCCGCTGCGCAGTCAAGCCCGTGGAGCTGCTGCCACGGGCCCTGGCAGACCTGGTGCGCGAGGCCCCGGGCCGTTCCATGCGAGTGGCCACCGGCCTGTACGAGGCCTACGAGGCGGAGCGGCGCGCCAAGCTGCAGCAGTGCCGGGCGGAGCGAGAGCGCATCGTGCGTGAGGAGAAACGCCGCCTCTTCACGCCCTTGGGGACCGCAGCCACCGCCGCCTCGGTCCctggcgcggccggcagcagcagTAGCTGCAGCAGCGCCAGCCTCCCGGGCTCGCCTGCGCCGCGTGCCGCCCGCAAGGCCTCCTCCAGCCCATCTCCCGCCCGGACGCAACCACCACCCGCGACTTCGCGGGCAGGTAGGAAGAGCCACTCGCTAGACTCGCTGTCCCGCCGGCGCGAGGGCGCCATCAGTTCTGAGTCTGGCGCGTCGTCGTCCTCTTACAGCGGGGAGAGCCTGCGGGAGCTGCACTGGCCTCCGCGGGCCTCGGCCAGGAACAGCTGTCCGGCGGGCTCCGCGTCCTCCGCGCCCAACCCCCTGGGCCGTCCTTCCGCCCTGGCCTTGGTGCCGCTCACCGGCCGCAGTTTCAGCCTAGGTGACCTGAGCCACTCTCCGCAGACCGCTCAGCACGTGGAGCGCATCGTGCGCCAAGTGCGTGCTGAGCGGGGCCTGCGCGGTGTGCCGGACCGCGACCGAAAGATCGCGGCGCTGATGCTGGCGCGCCACCAGGAGGAGCGCCTACTGCTGGAGCAGCGCGCCGCGGCGCACGGCCAGTGGGAACAGCAGCGCTTGCGGGCGGAGCAGCGGCGGGAGCGCGAGGAGCGGGAGAAGCAGCGCGCGCTGGAGCAGGGCCGCCGGGCCTGGGCGGCGCAGGTGGAGGAGCGGCGCGGCCGTCGCGGGCGCGAGGAACGCGAGGAGGCGCGGCGGCGACAGCGGCAGTACGAGCGCAGTGAGGAACGGCGGCGGGAGCTGGCCGAACGCCAGGGCCTGCTGCGGCGGGAGCGGGTCGAGCGCGCGGCCCGAGAGGATCGGCTGCGCAAGCTGCAGCAGGAGCAGAACCTGAAGCAGCGGGAGGAGGGCCTGCAGGAAGGGCGCGAGCGGGCCGAGCTGGTCCGCAGGGAGCGCGCCCAGCGCGCGGCCCGCACCAAGCAGCGGCAGGAAGGCCAGCTGCTGCGGGAGAAGCGGGAGCTGAGCCGGGCGGAGCGCGCGCGCCACGAGGCGCTGCTGCAAGGCCGGGCCAGGCAGGAGCGCGCGGAACGAGAAGGACTGCGGAGCTCCCTAGAGGCCAGCTTGGGCCGCGCACAGGAGAACTACGAGCAGCTGGTGGAGCAGCGCGCGCGCGAGCTGCGGGAGCGGGCCCAGCGGGAGGAGCTGCAGGGCAGGCGGGCCAAGGAAGTGGCAGAGCGCAAAGGGCGCGAGCACCAGGCGCACCTGGAGGCGCTGGCCCGGGCCGGGGAGCGGCGGCTGCAGCACGCTACGCAGGCAGCCGAGGAAGCTGTGCAGCAGAAGGCAAGGCGCGTGGGCCAGAGCCGGTTGGAGAAGGAACGAGCCCAGCGCGCCAATAAGGAGAAGGTGGAGAGGGACGAAGACTCCCGCCGGCGGGAGCTGCTGCAGGCCATCGGGCGCAAGCTGGAGCGGAGCGAGCAGCTTTCTCGGGAGCGGCGGAGCGCACTGGAGACCGCCCGCTCCACGGCCCGGGCCTCCTTCCATGTGCGGGAGAAGGTACGCGAGGAGACCAACACGCGCTCCTTCGACCGCATGGTACGGGAAGCCCAGCTGCATGCCAGCCTGGACCGCAAATGA